A single window of Leptospira wolffii serovar Khorat str. Khorat-H2 DNA harbors:
- a CDS encoding N-acetylneuraminate synthase family protein: MDIVELEKGYPETEAKIKALASECGNQTEIIRGAVVSDTIHFIGDTRKISDKEGYVKELPGVTRIWNVSLPYKNIARTAAGKNGEVVHRENRIVEVKGKDGLVRKFGTGKHIFVVGPDSPQTYEQTIAIAKQAVELGKKFGILDRIIFRGGAFKPRTRPTDWRGMGWDGIKLLDRVKEETGLPYVTEVMDHTMAEEVSQHADMIQIGTRNAQDFELLEAVGRTGKPVILKRGFGNEAIEWFSAAEYIANQGNLNIVLCERGVKTLFIKEGYCRNTPDLNVITHAKNQTILPVIFDPSHVAGDDKIVVSNLLASLPFNPDGSITETLHVEEFRKEQMCDAAQALLMSLYEKTVEAILTYEEKIKPLTDQVDSYFAERKGKK; this comes from the coding sequence GTGGACATAGTCGAACTTGAGAAAGGATATCCCGAAACCGAGGCTAAAATCAAGGCCCTTGCTTCAGAGTGCGGGAACCAGACGGAAATTATCCGCGGGGCGGTGGTGTCGGATACCATTCATTTCATCGGAGATACCCGTAAAATTTCCGACAAAGAAGGCTATGTAAAGGAGCTTCCCGGAGTGACTCGTATTTGGAACGTCTCTCTTCCTTATAAGAATATCGCAAGGACCGCCGCCGGAAAAAACGGAGAGGTAGTCCATAGAGAAAACCGCATCGTAGAGGTGAAGGGTAAGGACGGCTTAGTCCGTAAGTTCGGAACCGGAAAACACATTTTCGTGGTCGGTCCGGATTCTCCTCAGACATACGAGCAGACGATCGCTATCGCTAAGCAGGCGGTCGAGCTCGGTAAGAAATTTGGCATCCTAGATCGCATCATTTTCCGCGGAGGAGCCTTCAAACCTAGAACTCGTCCCACGGATTGGAGAGGAATGGGTTGGGACGGTATCAAACTTCTGGACAGAGTGAAGGAAGAAACAGGTCTTCCTTATGTAACCGAAGTTATGGATCATACCATGGCGGAAGAAGTTTCCCAGCACGCGGATATGATTCAGATCGGAACGCGTAACGCCCAAGACTTCGAACTTTTAGAGGCTGTAGGCCGTACCGGCAAACCGGTCATTCTAAAAAGAGGTTTCGGAAACGAAGCCATCGAATGGTTTTCCGCGGCGGAATACATCGCTAATCAAGGAAATTTGAATATAGTTCTTTGCGAAAGGGGAGTGAAGACCCTTTTCATCAAGGAAGGATATTGCCGTAACACTCCCGATTTGAACGTGATCACTCATGCAAAGAATCAGACGATTCTTCCTGTGATCTTCGATCCGAGCCACGTTGCGGGAGACGACAAGATCGTAGTTTCCAACCTTTTGGCTTCTCTCCCTTTCAATCCGGACGGATCCATTACGGAAACCCTCCATGTGGAAGAATTCAGAAAAGAGCAGATGTGCGATGCTGCTCAGGCGCTACTGATGAGTCTATATGAAAAGACGGTCGAAGCCATTCTAACGTATGAGGAAAAGATAAAGCCTCTTACGGATCAGGTGGATTCGTACTTCGCGGAGAGAAAGGGCAAAAAATAG
- a CDS encoding Hpt domain-containing protein, whose protein sequence is MLVDWSRLEALKQGDDEEDRLWLEEMVRSLRKNMNSRLENISNFVSEKKATELQAELHQTKGVAANFGLSGVQITVTEAEAKLKGGDLEACLQLCANLPDLWEKTKIELAPKFPD, encoded by the coding sequence ATGTTAGTGGATTGGTCTCGCTTGGAAGCCTTAAAGCAAGGCGACGACGAAGAGGATCGGCTTTGGTTGGAAGAAATGGTTCGTTCACTTCGGAAGAATATGAACAGCCGTTTAGAGAATATCAGCAACTTCGTTTCCGAAAAAAAAGCGACCGAACTACAAGCCGAACTTCATCAAACGAAAGGAGTTGCGGCAAATTTCGGACTCTCGGGAGTGCAAATCACCGTTACCGAGGCCGAAGCCAAACTAAAGGGAGGAGATTTGGAAGCTTGTCTTCAACTTTGCGCCAACCTTCCCGATCTTTGGGAAAAAACCAAGATAGAGTTGGCGCCTAAATTTCCGGACTAA
- the lpxA gene encoding acyl-ACP--UDP-N-acetylglucosamine O-acyltransferase, which yields MKIHPTAIVDSKAELHESVEVGAYSIIERDVVIGEGTVIETGTRIFAGTRFGKFNKVHHGAVIGVGPQDLGFDPNTSTKTIIGDNNTFKEYSNIHRGTKPDSPTIIGNRNYVMGNAHVGHDCVIGDDNILTHGLVLAGHVTVGNKAFISGLVAVHQFCFVGDYAMIAGCAKVVQDVPPFATADGNPCTIIGLNTVGLKRGGFSPETRAAIKNAYKVIYHSGMNYRQALEELEKRSDNPPEVLNIIKFFRNSDRGVMDHR from the coding sequence ATGAAAATTCACCCAACCGCAATCGTAGATTCCAAAGCGGAACTTCACGAGTCCGTGGAAGTCGGAGCATACTCGATCATCGAAAGAGACGTAGTCATAGGAGAAGGTACCGTTATCGAAACAGGGACCCGAATCTTTGCGGGGACCCGTTTTGGAAAATTCAATAAAGTACATCACGGCGCGGTTATCGGAGTCGGCCCCCAGGATTTAGGTTTCGATCCGAATACCTCGACCAAGACGATTATCGGAGACAATAATACGTTTAAAGAATATTCGAATATTCACCGAGGAACTAAACCGGATTCTCCCACAATTATCGGAAATCGCAATTATGTAATGGGGAACGCTCACGTAGGTCACGATTGTGTGATCGGAGACGATAATATCCTGACTCACGGTCTGGTACTTGCGGGACACGTAACGGTCGGAAACAAGGCTTTCATTTCCGGGCTAGTTGCTGTCCATCAATTCTGCTTTGTCGGAGATTATGCGATGATTGCGGGCTGCGCCAAAGTGGTTCAAGACGTTCCGCCGTTCGCCACTGCCGACGGAAATCCTTGTACGATCATCGGTTTGAATACCGTGGGATTGAAAAGAGGGGGATTCTCTCCGGAAACTAGGGCCGCGATTAAGAACGCATATAAGGTCATTTATCATTCCGGAATGAATTATCGCCAAGCTCTGGAAGAATTGGAAAAGAGATCCGACAATCCTCCGGAAGTCTTGAATATTATCAAATTCTTCAGAAATAGCGATCGCGGGGTGATGGATCACAGGTGA
- the galE gene encoding UDP-glucose 4-epimerase GalE gives MRVVVTGGAGYIGSHVVALLLERDYEVVVVDNMEKGNPINLFSEAEFIEGDIHDTAVLEKTFSKHVDAVFHFAAWKAAGESMLDPGKYSLNNIAGSIQLMAWMEKVGTKNIIFSSSAAVYGAPQYLPLDENHPLIPENYYGYTKLAIEENLRWFDKLKGFKFAALRYFNAAGYDVKGRIRGIEKTPANLLPIIMEAAVGIRPSMEIFGTDYETEDGSCIRDYIHVNDLASAHVLSLDYLYTKNESIAVNLGTGKGFSVLEVLRLAEKIVGRPIPHKISGRRPGDPAKLWAKAELAEELLGWKCKYSDPETILETMWSVYKDLPN, from the coding sequence GTGAGGGTCGTCGTTACCGGCGGCGCCGGATATATCGGGAGCCACGTAGTAGCCTTATTATTGGAACGCGATTACGAAGTAGTCGTGGTGGATAATATGGAGAAGGGAAATCCAATCAACCTCTTCTCCGAGGCGGAATTTATCGAAGGGGATATCCATGATACGGCGGTTCTAGAAAAGACTTTCTCCAAGCATGTGGATGCGGTTTTTCATTTTGCCGCATGGAAGGCCGCCGGGGAATCCATGTTGGACCCCGGAAAATATTCTCTAAACAATATCGCAGGTTCCATCCAATTGATGGCTTGGATGGAAAAGGTAGGAACTAAGAATATAATATTCTCCTCTTCGGCCGCTGTTTACGGAGCTCCTCAGTATCTTCCCTTGGACGAAAATCATCCGTTGATTCCGGAAAATTACTATGGATACACGAAATTAGCGATAGAGGAGAATCTGCGCTGGTTCGATAAGCTAAAAGGGTTCAAATTTGCCGCATTAAGATATTTTAATGCGGCGGGTTACGACGTGAAGGGAAGAATTCGCGGAATCGAAAAGACTCCCGCAAATCTTCTTCCTATCATAATGGAAGCCGCCGTTGGGATTCGCCCGAGTATGGAAATTTTCGGAACGGATTACGAAACCGAAGACGGAAGTTGCATAAGGGATTATATTCACGTTAACGATCTTGCATCCGCTCATGTATTGAGTTTGGACTATCTTTACACTAAGAACGAATCCATCGCCGTAAACCTGGGCACTGGAAAAGGATTCTCGGTTCTGGAAGTTTTGCGCTTGGCGGAGAAGATAGTGGGAAGGCCTATCCCGCATAAAATTTCGGGTAGAAGGCCCGGAGATCCTGCAAAGCTTTGGGCAAAGGCGGAATTAGCGGAAGAACTGCTCGGTTGGAAATGTAAATACAGCGACCCGGAAACGATTTTGGAAACGATGTGGTCGGTGTATAAAGACCTTCCGAATTGA
- a CDS encoding M15 family metallopeptidase, producing MSFLRSSILLLPLLLSSVLIGQSKGDIYEGTPVQDYLTGNFQKEKALVLYKNPDDNREFYLRAETKAAFLKLREEYKKAHPEERQAPFLVSAFRSFSDQKSIWESKYTGKKKMREPVAGKTPEEIVSLILEFSSAPGTSRHHWGTDIDINALENSYFEKDGKGEKFYLWMKKNAYKYGFCQPYTPKKERNDKGYNEEKWHWSYAPLSNQFHKQWVSEYKSGKLKLAGKFLGADILGNLPLEYVNSINPECLKIK from the coding sequence ATGTCTTTTCTTCGAAGCTCGATTCTGCTACTTCCGCTCCTTCTATCCTCCGTTCTTATCGGCCAAAGTAAAGGGGACATCTATGAAGGAACTCCGGTCCAAGATTATTTGACCGGCAATTTTCAAAAGGAGAAGGCATTAGTTCTTTATAAGAATCCGGACGATAATCGGGAATTTTATCTAAGGGCGGAAACCAAGGCCGCTTTTTTGAAGCTTAGGGAAGAATATAAAAAGGCCCATCCAGAAGAAAGACAAGCGCCGTTTTTGGTATCCGCCTTTCGATCCTTTTCGGACCAAAAATCCATTTGGGAAAGCAAATACACCGGCAAAAAGAAAATGAGAGAACCTGTAGCCGGTAAGACTCCCGAAGAAATCGTCTCTCTGATATTGGAATTCTCCAGCGCTCCCGGAACTTCCCGTCACCACTGGGGAACAGATATAGATATTAATGCATTAGAAAATTCTTATTTTGAAAAGGACGGAAAGGGGGAGAAATTCTATCTTTGGATGAAAAAGAATGCGTATAAATACGGATTCTGCCAGCCTTATACTCCTAAAAAAGAAAGAAATGACAAGGGTTACAACGAGGAAAAATGGCACTGGTCATATGCACCATTGTCGAACCAATTCCACAAACAGTGGGTTTCCGAATACAAGAGCGGAAAATTAAAATTAGCAGGTAAGTTTCTAGGAGCGGATATCCTGGGAAACCTTCCCCTAGAATACGTGAATTCCATTAACCCGGAATGTCTTAAGATCAAATAA
- a CDS encoding TIGR04452 family lipoprotein: protein MKKIIALLLPLTLTFNCILFDKIGFSYPDTVDGSEAKSIILTSAVIGSAAGGGPSILSILAPQLAKIEEDKYYTKSDVDDCANSALIINIVTIDLGGFTCNLDPRPTLIPYIY, encoded by the coding sequence ATGAAAAAAATCATCGCTCTTCTTCTGCCCCTGACTCTGACTTTCAATTGTATCCTGTTCGACAAGATCGGTTTTTCCTATCCGGACACGGTTGACGGCAGCGAGGCTAAAAGTATTATCCTGACGAGTGCTGTAATAGGTTCCGCTGCGGGCGGTGGTCCGAGCATTCTTTCGATCTTAGCTCCTCAGTTAGCAAAAATCGAAGAAGATAAATACTATACTAAATCGGATGTGGATGACTGCGCGAACTCCGCTTTGATCATCAACATAGTTACGATAGACTTAGGCGGATTTACCTGTAATCTGGATCCAAGACCTACTTTGATTCCGTACATTTACTGA
- the recG gene encoding ATP-dependent DNA helicase RecG has product MKNSVSEKKKTQIDLSASISILKGVGPKKLEALESVGIRTLQDLLNWFPRRYLDRNLTENILLKQGETVTLILEVVDSYLAHGRKSRLVVSAKTKDNEPISLVFFKGIQFFKRIFQSGILVAVTGKLEYFRGFQLIHPDYEVLAYGNNSDLSEDGLPESIHTGRIIPLYPTTEAMRDEHLNSRELRKLIHGALSLLSDKIPEILPAPILKKRSLVDRSTAYREIHFPTEDENLEKARTRFKYEELYYFNLLIEYKKSQRAKIPRLLWPLPESKTAKDVLSRLPFKLTEDQRESLKKIEEWTKADTPAAVLLQGDVGSGKTLVALLTALRYTDNNVQICMVAPTEILARQHYQTVMNFLGNMPFLRIELLVGKEPKKNRAEKLFRIKTGESLLIIGTHSVFQPDVEFKDLGLVIIDEQHKFGVEQRETLRAKGKNPDILAMTATPIPRTLCLTLYGDLELVTLKNRPAGRIPIKTLWFTEERRSGVYKSIRKYVSQGQQCYIVYPLVEESEKTDLKSCIEAYELLRKEIFPEFNVGLLHGKLDTSEKDRVMKLFQQNEIQILVSTTVVEVGVDVPNASVMVIEHSDRFGISQLHQLRGRVGRGPHESFCILISDSKITEEARYRIQALVDSDDGFYLSEADLKLRGPGELLGVRQSGLPDFKIADLREDKDWIEISRKDAADFGNLGELEKSEISSRFNEGAQLFSN; this is encoded by the coding sequence ATGAAGAACTCGGTCTCTGAAAAAAAGAAAACACAAATCGATCTATCGGCTTCCATCTCGATTTTAAAAGGTGTCGGTCCCAAAAAGCTGGAGGCTTTGGAATCCGTCGGGATACGTACTCTTCAGGATTTATTGAACTGGTTCCCTCGTCGCTATTTGGATCGGAATCTTACGGAAAATATTCTACTCAAACAGGGAGAAACCGTAACCTTAATACTGGAAGTGGTGGATTCCTACCTGGCACACGGAAGAAAATCCAGACTAGTAGTCTCGGCCAAGACCAAGGATAACGAGCCTATCAGTCTTGTATTCTTCAAAGGAATCCAATTCTTCAAACGAATTTTTCAATCCGGAATCCTAGTCGCGGTAACCGGTAAGCTGGAATACTTTCGCGGATTCCAATTGATACATCCAGACTACGAAGTCCTAGCTTACGGAAACAATTCCGATCTCTCCGAAGACGGACTACCGGAAAGCATCCATACCGGCAGAATTATCCCCCTCTATCCGACTACGGAGGCAATGAGGGACGAACATTTGAATTCCAGAGAATTGAGAAAGCTGATCCACGGCGCGCTATCCCTGCTTTCCGATAAAATTCCGGAGATTCTACCCGCACCCATTCTGAAAAAAAGAAGCCTGGTAGATCGCTCCACCGCTTACAGAGAAATTCATTTCCCTACCGAGGACGAAAATCTGGAAAAGGCCAGAACTCGTTTCAAATACGAAGAATTATATTATTTTAATCTATTAATAGAATATAAAAAATCCCAGAGGGCAAAAATCCCCCGGCTATTATGGCCTCTTCCGGAATCTAAAACCGCAAAGGATGTGCTTTCCAGACTTCCTTTCAAGCTAACCGAAGATCAGAGAGAAAGCCTAAAAAAAATAGAAGAATGGACCAAAGCGGATACGCCGGCAGCCGTACTTCTGCAAGGAGACGTCGGATCCGGAAAAACCCTAGTCGCTCTTCTTACAGCGCTACGTTATACGGATAATAACGTTCAGATCTGCATGGTCGCTCCTACGGAAATCCTGGCCAGACAACATTACCAAACCGTAATGAATTTCCTGGGAAACATGCCTTTCTTACGAATCGAACTCCTAGTCGGAAAGGAACCTAAGAAGAATCGTGCGGAAAAGCTATTTAGGATCAAGACGGGAGAATCCCTACTGATTATCGGAACGCATAGCGTATTCCAACCCGATGTGGAATTCAAGGATCTAGGGCTCGTGATCATAGACGAACAACATAAATTCGGAGTGGAACAAAGGGAAACGTTACGGGCCAAAGGAAAAAATCCGGATATACTTGCGATGACCGCTACGCCGATTCCTCGCACACTTTGCCTTACCCTATACGGAGACTTGGAACTCGTTACTCTCAAAAACAGGCCCGCCGGAAGAATCCCGATCAAGACTCTTTGGTTTACCGAGGAAAGAAGAAGCGGAGTATATAAATCCATACGCAAGTACGTTTCCCAAGGGCAGCAATGTTATATCGTTTATCCTCTTGTGGAAGAGTCCGAAAAGACGGATTTAAAATCCTGCATCGAAGCTTATGAACTATTACGTAAGGAAATTTTTCCGGAATTCAACGTGGGACTCCTTCACGGAAAATTGGACACTTCCGAAAAAGACAGAGTGATGAAATTGTTCCAACAAAACGAGATTCAGATCCTGGTAAGTACAACCGTTGTGGAAGTCGGAGTGGACGTCCCCAACGCTTCCGTAATGGTCATAGAACACTCGGATAGATTCGGGATTTCCCAATTGCATCAGCTGAGAGGACGTGTAGGTCGCGGTCCTCACGAGAGTTTCTGCATTCTTATCTCGGACTCCAAAATCACCGAAGAGGCAAGGTATCGGATACAAGCCTTGGTGGATTCCGACGACGGATTCTATCTTTCCGAAGCCGATCTAAAACTCAGAGGGCCGGGAGAATTATTAGGAGTGCGTCAAAGCGGACTTCCCGACTTCAAGATCGCCGACCTAAGAGAAGACAAGGATTGGATCGAGATCTCCAGAAAAGACGCGGCCGATTTCGGAAATTTGGGAGAGTTGGAAAAATCGGAAATCTCCTCCCGCTTCAACGAAGGAGCCCAGCTTTTTTCGAATTGA